The DNA sequence GTATGAGATGTTAAAACGGGCTCTGTTTCAGGGCCCGTTTTTTTTATTCCGTCTTGTTGTCACAACCCGTTCAACCGATCCAACCGGTCGGTGAGGATCGCATCAATCTGAAGATCGGTCAGCCGTTTCATGTCGTCAGGCATGTCGACAGTCCAGGCAGAGATACTGAGACCCAGCTCCTTTGCGAGCGCGGCGGTCGTTTCATCAATATCCCCGTGCCAGGCAAACCAGCCATCAGAGGGCCCCGCCGCAATGGCGCGCAGCGCGCGCTCACCAAAACGGTCGCCTTCCTGGTTGCGCCAGTCGAAACCACCGAAGAAGTCCGCACCATTGGCTGAGGCTGCGCGAAGCGCTGCAGCACCCTTGCTGTCATTTGCAATCGACTTGTCTTCCGGATCAAACGAATAGAAGGGCAGGGTTGTGAAGGCATTGCGAATGGAGGGGCCCCGTTTCTTGGCTTGAGCTAAGGCTCGCCAGTCAAACGAAACAAACACCGTCTGCGCGCCAAAGCCCTTCTGTTCAATAAGGTCCACAACTGTGTTGGCGAGTGTCACTGGGTCAGATGATTGGGTCAGGTCCATGAGGTCGGTCTTCAGTTCCGTATAGACCACGAAGTCGGGCCCGGCTTTCGCTTTCACCAGATCAATCACCGCTTCCAGAGAGGGAATGCGTTCTCCGTCCAATGGGACCTGTTCTGGATAGCGTGCGGAATAGCCCGCACCGGGCTTGAGCCTCCCAATGTCATAAGCCTGCAACTCGTCGAACGTGAGATCCTTGATGAGGGGCGTCGGCTTTGTAAGCCACGCACCATCTGCACCCCGTGCAATGGCTGGCTTCAGCGCCTCATCATGATGGACCACTGGCACGCCGTCTTTTGAGAGATGCACATCAAGCTCAATGCCTTCAGCGCCATCGGCAATGGCCCGCTCAAACGCACCCATCGTGTTTTCCGGCCAAAGCCCCGTACCGCCGCGATGAGCAATCTTGAGAGGGCGTCCTAAAGGTTTAGACATGGAAGGAAACTCCAGTGAGGGGAGGATCAGCAATCCTCCATGACGGGCGTGACATCTTCGCGAAGCTGCCCGACGACTGCAAGTAGAGAGCGGAACCCTGCGTCAATCTCACTTGAGTGGTTTGAGGATTGTACCCGGCGGAGAACCGCTCTAGCCTTTCTGGATTGATATTCAGATGAGAGCGCAGCTGCGCGGGAGGAACTCATGAAATTCGGTGTCTTTTACGAACTGCAATTGCCAAAGCCGTGGAAAGAGGGCGACGAACACAAGCTGTTCCATGAGGCGCTGAACCAGGTGGTCCTCGCCGATGAGCTGGGCTTCGACTATGCCTGGGAAGTGGAGCATCACTTCCTGGATGAATATTCCCACTCAAGCGCGCCAGAAGTTTTTTTGGCGGCAGCCTCCACCCAGACCAAGCGCATTCGCCTGGGCCATGGCATTCGTCAGGTGATCCCGAACTACAACCATCCCGCCCGCACAGCGGAGGGCATTGCGACCCTCGACATTATGTCGAACGGGCGCGTGGAGTTTGGGATTGGCGAAGGGGCGACGCGGTTGGAGCTTGGCGGCTTTGACATCAATCCGAAAGAGAAGCGTGCCATGGCGCTGGAGGCCGCAGAGCAGGTCGCCAATATGCTGGTGCTTGATCCCTATCCGGGTTTTGAGGGTAAAAGTTTCTCCATGCCCTGCCGCAATGTGCTGCCAAAGCCCGTGCAGAAGCCACATCCGCCCATGTGGATGGCGTGTACGAACCGCGACACGATCAAGGTGGCGGCAACGCTCGGCGTTGGCGCGCTGGCCTTTTCTTTCGTCGATCCCGATGAAGCGAAGGCCTGGGCCGACATTTATTACGGCATCATCAAGTCAGATGAGTGCAAGCCCATCGGCCACACGGTGAATGCCAACATTGCGATGGTCTCGAGCTTCTCATTGCATGAAGACCGGGCGGAAGCGATCCGCCGGGGCGCGGAAGGCTTTGAATTCTTTGGCTATGCGCTGGCGTCCATGGTCACCAAAGACCAGCAGCCCGGTCGCACAGATATGTGGGGTGAGTTTGTGAAGCAGCGCGGCGATAAGACCGAACAGATGATCCAGGACTCCCAATCTCTCATGACCCAACCTGCTGGCATTGGCACGCCTGACGATATGATTGAGCACCTGAAAGCCTTCCAGGCCTCGGGCGTCGATCAGGTAATCTTCATGCAGCAGGCGGGCCGCAACAAACATGAGCATATATGCGAGTCCCTCGAGCTTTTCGCTGACCGTGTGATGCCGGAATTCAAAAAGGACGTGGCCGAGCGCGAATCCAAAAAGGCTGAGGAGCTCGCGCCTTACATTGAAGCGGCCTTGGCCCGGAAAGACTGGATGGAGCCGCTGAAGGACGAAGACATACCCTATATCCGCGCCGCCGTTTCTTCACCTCAGGTCAACAAAACGAACGCTGCGGAGTGAGTAATCTTATTGCTGAGTATTTTCGCGGCGAGGCGTTTGTCAGTGGAATATGACGACCAAGCAAAGTTTGTAATGTTTTCGACGGTCGCTTTTGTTTTGGGCCTAGCCATTGAAAACGTGCTGACTGGCCCGCTCACTGTTCTGGTTTTATTTCTCTGGGTTCCAATGGGCATTGTACACATCTTCGCTTCACTGGCCTACTTTCGTGCGAATATGTTCTGGCCGCTTCGGAGCATTTTGCACCTAGTGGTCTGTTTTGCAGGCGGTGTGATGTTCTTTTGGTTGAGTTTTAGCATGTACAATGGGCTGAACCTTGGCGGTGTTCAGCTCGTAGAAGGCGGAATCCTGACGCAAGCAGGTTGGCGACATATCCTCGGCATTGTCGCTATCTATTCGGGCATTTCTCTGGCGTCACAGCTCTTCGTGGTTGCGGTGGGGCGACGCGTACTCAGCTAGCGCGCAGACGATCAAGCTTAATATCGAACAATAATAGAGCTTGTTTTTGGGCGGACTCCAAATCCTTTTGCTTTTGGCCCTAGCCCTGCCTTTTCCTCTTTGTCATTGCCCGGCTTGTCCGGGTAATCCAGGGTTTTGGAACACCAACCTGCGTTTGTCGTCCTGGACCACCCGAACAAGTCGGGTGGTGACAACCAGTTTCTGGTTTTCCACTGCGGTCGTTACAAACGAAGGTGTCATTGCCCGATTTATTCGGGCAATCCAGGGTAAGGGAACTCTGCGATGTAGGAGCGTATTCCCTACCCAAGAATCTCCTCGTACAAGTCCCGCCACGTCGGATTTGCCCGCTCAATCAGATTGATCTTCCAGGCTCGCGGGTACTTCTTGATCCGCTTCTCGCGGGCGATGGCCACAGGAACATCATGTGTCTGTTCGACATAAACCAGCCGTTTGACGCCATACCGCTTGGAAAATCCGTCCGTCGCCCCGGATTTGTGTTCATGGACACGGCGGGCCAGATCACTTGTCATACCCGCATAGAGCGTTCCATTGCGCTCACTTGCCAAGAGATAGACGTAGTAGACCTTTTCCATGGCCTGAGCCTACCGCTCTGGATTACCCGGACAAGCCGGGCAATGACATGGTTTTAGTATAGAGGGTGGGCATAGCGCTAAATCCAAGCCCCCTCTTGCTTTTGGCCCAAAACTCCGTATAACTCGCGATCTTCAAAGCGTTTCCAGGTGAAGTGGCCAGATCTAACTTGGCGGTTCACCGTCCGGGAACGCGATGAAACAACGAACCGTCCGGCTCATCTAGGGCATGCCGAGTCGGTTCAAAATGCCAAAAAGGCTAGGGTTTCCTTTGGTTTTCGAAACCCCGGCGCAAAAATCTAGAGAATTTAAGGAGAGCAAAATGCCCAAGATGAAGACCAAATCGAGCGTGAAAAAGCGTTTCAAGCTGACCGCGTCGGGCAAAGTGCGCCATCCGCAGGCCGGCAAGCAACACGGCATGATCAAACGATCAAACAAACAGATCCGCAATCAGCGGGGCACGGCCATTCTGTCCGACCCTGATGCGCGGATTATCAAAAAGATGATGCCTTACGGCTAAGGAGCGAGATCAATGTCACGTGTAAAAAGAGGCGTCACCACCCATGCCCGTCACCGCAAGGTGATCAAAAAGGCGAAGGGTTTCTATGGCCGCCGTAAGAATACTTTCCGTATTGCCAACCAGGCTGTCGAAAAAGCCGGTCAATACGCATACCGCGACCGCAAGGCCAAGAAGCGGAACTTCCGCTCTCTCTGGATCCAGCGGATCAACGCTGCTACTCGCCAGCACGGGCTCACCTATGGCCGATTTATCAACGGTCTCGGGCGCGCTGGCATCGAGGTTGACCGGAAAGTTCTGGCAGACCTCGCCGTCCACGAGCCGGAGGCCTTCAAGTCTTTGGTCGACCAGGCGGAAGCGGCACTTCAATAAGGCGGGATTTCCGGCGGAACTCTGACATCAGATGACGCCGGTCCCACCTAGATAATTGAACGTCCAACATTCGAGAACCCCGCAGCTTCTCTTGGGCCGCCTGAACAAAAGGCAGCCAATGCGTTATCCGATCGACCAGAATCACAAAACACCTCAATTTCAGGCGTTTTGTGATGTGTTTTTCACCTGGTAGATCGGAAACGACATGAGAGAACCCGTGCGGGGTTTTTGCGTTTAAGCCGTTCCTGTATCAAGGGCGGAGAGATTCGGAGCATTTCCAGGAAAAGTGGCCAAATCTGACTTGGCTGGTTTTCTGTCCGGAAATGCGACCAAAAAGGAATCTGGGGAAAATGAGCGATCTAGAAAAGATTGAAGCGGACGTTCTGGCCGCCGTATCAGGCGCCACGACCGAAAGAGACCTGGAAGAGGTGCGCGTCGGCGCTCTTGGCAAGAAGGGCAGCATTTCTGTGATCATGAAAGGGCTCGGTAAAATGAGCCCGGAAGAGCGCAAGGAAATGGGTCCGGCCTTGAATGGCCTCAAAACCCGGGTGGGCGACGCGATTGCCGCCCGCAAAGCCGAGCTTTATGAGGCGGCTCTTGAAGAGCGCCTCGCGACTGAAAAAGTCGATGTCAGCCTGCCTGTCCGCACAACACCGATCGAGCAGGGCCGCATCCATCCGCTGACCCAGACGATGGACGAAATTACGGCCATCTTCTGCGATCTGGGCTTTGCCGTGGAAGAAGGTCCGGACATTGAGACCGACTATTACAATTTCGAAGCGCTGAATTTCCCCGAAGGCCACCCGGCGCGGGAAATGCACGACACATTTTATTTCAACGAGCGCGAAGACGGCACCCGTCCGCTGCTCCGCACCCACACAAGCCCGGTGCAGGTGCGCACCATGGAAAAGAGTGAGCCGCCATTCCGCTTCATTGCGCCCGGCCGCACCTTCCGCTGTGACAGCGACCAGACCCACACCCCGCAATTCCATCAGGTCGAAGGCCTTGTGGTGGATCGCGACACCCATATGGGCCACTTGAAGTGGACGCTGGAGGAATTCCTCCGCGCCTATTTCGAAACGGAAGGCGTCGAAATCCGTTTCCGCCCAAGCTTCTTCCCGTTCACGGAACCTTCTATGGAAGTGGATGTGCGCTGCGCCCGTCTCGGCAATGAAATCCGCATTGGCGAGGGTGATGATTGGCTCGAAATTCTGGGCTGCGGCATGGTGCATCCCAATGTTTTGAAGTCCGCCAACATTGATCCTGATGAGTTCCAGGGTTTTGCCTTTGGCGTCGGCATCGACCGGCTCGCCATGCTGAAATATGGCATCCCGGACCTGCGTGCCTTCTTCGAGACCGATCTCCGCTGGCTCCGTCATTACGGTTTTGCCGCACTTGATGTGCCAACACTGGCGGGAGGGCTGTCATCATGAAGTTCACCCTCTCCTGGTTGAAAGACCATCTCGAAACCGACGCAACTCTTGATCAGATTGTCGACAAGCTCACCATGATAGGCCTTGAGGTCGAGGACGTTGTGGACCCGGCGGCAGCGCTTGCCCCCTTCGCAGTGGCACGCATCGTTGAAGCAGGCCCGCATCCTGATGCGGATAAGCTGAAGCTTTGCAAAGTGGAAGCAGTCGTCGACGGCAAAACCGAAATGCTGCAGGTTGTTTGTGGTGCACCGAACGCAAAGACCGGCCTGCTTGGCATCTTCGCGCCGTCCGGTGCCACGATCCCGTCAAACGGTATGGTGTTGAAACCCACCAAAATCCGGGGCGTTGAATCAAACGGCATGATGTGCTCCGAGCGTGAGCTCGAACTCTCCGAAGAGCATGACGGCATTATCGAATTGGATGGGGACGTGGCTGTTGGCACGCCTGCCTCAGAAGCGCTCGGCAAAACCGATCCCATGATCGAGATCGGCATCACGCCGAACCGGCCAGACTGTCTGGGTGTCTATGGCATTGCCCGCGATCTCGCGGCGGCAGGCCTTGGCACACTTAAAGAAAAGGCAGTGCCCGCGATATCCGATGCGTTTGAAAGCACTGTTGGTCTTGAGCTCACGTTTGATGAAGAGACAAAAGACGCCTGCCCTGTCTTTGCAGGGCGCATGGTGAAGGGCGTGAAGAACGGGCCGAGCCCGGCCTGGATGCAGGAACGGCTAATCGCAATCGGCCTGCGCCCCATCAACGCGCTAGTCGATATCACCAACTATCTTTCTTACGACCAGGCACGCCCGCTGCATG is a window from the Rhodobiaceae bacterium genome containing:
- the rpmI gene encoding 50S ribosomal protein L35 — its product is MPKMKTKSSVKKRFKLTASGKVRHPQAGKQHGMIKRSNKQIRNQRGTAILSDPDARIIKKMMPYG
- a CDS encoding GIY-YIG nuclease superfamily protein; protein product: MEKVYYVYLLASERNGTLYAGMTSDLARRVHEHKSGATDGFSKRYGVKRLVYVEQTHDVPVAIAREKRIKKYPRAWKINLIERANPTWRDLYEEILG
- the glpQ1 gene encoding putative glycerophosphoryl diester phosphodiesterase 1 gives rise to the protein MSKPLGRPLKIAHRGGTGLWPENTMGAFERAIADGAEGIELDVHLSKDGVPVVHHDEALKPAIARGADGAWLTKPTPLIKDLTFDELQAYDIGRLKPGAGYSARYPEQVPLDGERIPSLEAVIDLVKAKAGPDFVVYTELKTDLMDLTQSSDPVTLANTVVDLIEQKGFGAQTVFVSFDWRALAQAKKRGPSIRNAFTTLPFYSFDPEDKSIANDSKGAAALRAASANGADFFGGFDWRNQEGDRFGERALRAIAAGPSDGWFAWHGDIDETTAALAKELGLSISAWTVDMPDDMKRLTDLQIDAILTDRLDRLNGL
- the rplT gene encoding 50S ribosomal protein L20; the protein is MSRVKRGVTTHARHRKVIKKAKGFYGRRKNTFRIANQAVEKAGQYAYRDRKAKKRNFRSLWIQRINAATRQHGLTYGRFINGLGRAGIEVDRKVLADLAVHEPEAFKSLVDQAEAALQ
- the pheS gene encoding phenylalanine--tRNA ligase alpha subunit, translating into MSDLEKIEADVLAAVSGATTERDLEEVRVGALGKKGSISVIMKGLGKMSPEERKEMGPALNGLKTRVGDAIAARKAELYEAALEERLATEKVDVSLPVRTTPIEQGRIHPLTQTMDEITAIFCDLGFAVEEGPDIETDYYNFEALNFPEGHPAREMHDTFYFNEREDGTRPLLRTHTSPVQVRTMEKSEPPFRFIAPGRTFRCDSDQTHTPQFHQVEGLVVDRDTHMGHLKWTLEEFLRAYFETEGVEIRFRPSFFPFTEPSMEVDVRCARLGNEIRIGEGDDWLEILGCGMVHPNVLKSANIDPDEFQGFAFGVGIDRLAMLKYGIPDLRAFFETDLRWLRHYGFAALDVPTLAGGLSS
- the luxA gene encoding alkanal monooxygenase alpha chain, producing the protein MKFGVFYELQLPKPWKEGDEHKLFHEALNQVVLADELGFDYAWEVEHHFLDEYSHSSAPEVFLAAASTQTKRIRLGHGIRQVIPNYNHPARTAEGIATLDIMSNGRVEFGIGEGATRLELGGFDINPKEKRAMALEAAEQVANMLVLDPYPGFEGKSFSMPCRNVLPKPVQKPHPPMWMACTNRDTIKVAATLGVGALAFSFVDPDEAKAWADIYYGIIKSDECKPIGHTVNANIAMVSSFSLHEDRAEAIRRGAEGFEFFGYALASMVTKDQQPGRTDMWGEFVKQRGDKTEQMIQDSQSLMTQPAGIGTPDDMIEHLKAFQASGVDQVIFMQQAGRNKHEHICESLELFADRVMPEFKKDVAERESKKAEELAPYIEAALARKDWMEPLKDEDIPYIRAAVSSPQVNKTNAAE